CCCAATAAGTGGACACCATGGTATTCTGTttccccatttgtccaaagaACCGCCAAATGAACAAACGTGGGCTCACCATTCGAGATGTCCTTACATCCTTCGGGAGTGTTATCAGGTGCTGGTTCAGTGGTTTGGTCACCAGTGCATGCAAACCGACAAGACACCCGTCCTTCGGGAGGAAAAATGCCACGTCTCGCGCATTATGATTCCATGGATTAATCCGGTTGTATCTAGACATGCAAATTCCATGTAATGCAATGTCCATATGATCTATATGATAGCACCTACAGTGTGAATCCTTTAGCCAGGTAACTACTCGGTCCTCCTAGCCGCGCAGCAAAGCGCACGTACATCAGCAATGGGGTCCCTCAAATTTTGCCCTAAATGTTCTCTTTTTGTCTGTTTTGGGGAGCAACCGAGCAAGTAGAGATGTGTCGCTGATACAAAATTGACAAGATTCGGTAACTGGGAACACAAAATTGACAAGATTCAGTAACTTCAGTAACAAGGAGACAGCAGGCAATGTTTTTGATGAAATTTCAAGGGGCCGGTACGATGCGCGGCACCATGCCATGTAATTTCAAATCCTCACCTTCCGGCGAATacattgcggcggcggcggccagcacaCCACTCCTGTAACTTTGGCCCACTCCTCCTCGGAGCACATGGTGACGCCTCCAATCGACCCTGTCTGGCCCATCTCCGTCGCACTCTCCCTCGCCATCACCCTCATAGCTCAGCGCCCACTTCCCTCGCCGTTGCCGTCCTCCTCTGTTGCCGCTCCGGAAAAGAGATTAAGGaacgggagaggagaggacAGGGGAACAGAAGCTGAGGCCTTCTGTTTAAACCATCATAGCACGGGTGGTTTTTTGTTAAAAACACATGCCATGTGTGCACGACTTATCCAGTGTGGCAgggacacgtggcggctccgcAGCGCGTCAGACCAAAAATGAATCTGCATGCATAGTTCTTGTACCACTTCACCCCACTTTTCAAGTTGTTGTACTAATGTGCTCGCACAAGCCAAGTACTTGTACCACCCGTGTTATTACCTCTTAAAATTTGCTTGTGTTAAGAAAAGAGAaataggagagagaagagaattGACTAGCAAGGGTAAGTGTCTAATGGGTCGTCATCACTATACCCCCATCGCGTCACAAAGTATCGAATGTTTTTGCTGGGGTATGATACTATGAGACTAATTTCAGACGGTACTACCGAAGGTACCTAAGGAAAGCAACCCATGAATCTTGGGATGGAtcggtactccctccgtgccaatctttatgaaacggagggagtactaccaAGCAAAGGTTTGGTCAGTCTTCCGGTTAGAGTAGAGCTTCGTAGCACGGTGTCGTGTTCCACAGATTGTGCTGCTAGGGGTTGGTACCACCGAGCCGAGGATTTGAGTGGATTGGCTCTTAGCAATCAAGCAAGGTCTAATCTCCAAGTGAAGGACAAGATCGTGTTACTCCTCGAGGGTGAAAGGCCGAAAGCaaagaactactccctccgtcccatattaagtgacttaaatttgtctaaaaatggatgtatctatatatacatgtaatatttcggtacttaatatgggacggagggagtattcatTATCAACTAGTTTTTTTACAGCATTATCGACTAGCTAGTGGTGTACATTTAGTATTATCAAGCTAACTCATTTGGATCCGCTTAATTTAATTGGGTTCCCTAGCAAGGTATATGGAGTTTAACTGagacaattattatggatcgaagggatAAGACCTAACCTAACGGGCCAACTCCTAGCCCAAACTAAACCCAACACAGCAGCCTAGCCTAGCTTTAGCGTAGCCCAAGTGCCCcagaccccccccccccccccccgattTCTCCCTTGTCTCACTCACATTCGCCATTTCTTCTGCAGCCGCCACTCTCCCTCTCAGGGATTCAGCCCGATGCCTCTCAAGATACCCTAGATCCTCGCTCCCATTCCGATACCCGTTGCCTCAACTCCTCGCCCATCATCTTGCCAATCATgtcccttctccttctccggccATGGAAATCCAGTCGATTGTCGCCCTCCTGGCCCTTCCGGTTCCTTTTTCCCACCTGGCTAGGAACCGCCGCTCGACAGGAGCAAAGCAGGTGAAGTGCAGAGCAGAGAGGTTTCCTTGCCCGATGGATACCTGATCGGGTCGGGTAACCCGTCAGGATCGGGTATGCACATGCACGTAGACCCCATGGGCACGTTGGCGGGCGGGTGATGGGTTCGGGCAACGGGTCACAGGTATGGCATGGGTTCGCCCAGTCAaacccgacccgacccgacTGCCATCTCTGGCCAGTgcctagtactccctccgtctagcTTTTAGGGGCGTCTTGTTCAAAACCTGAAGTCACGTAATATGAGGCGCCTATGCAGTGACCACTCTTCTTCATCTATTAAATGATTTTCTATCCTACCTGCAGCAGCTATGATTGGTCCAAGAACAACATGTAAGACTAGCTGCAAAGTAATTGGCTGTGCACTTGAATAGAAAATGCATGCAAGGCTGCAGTCCTCAGTTtcttggtactccctccgtcccataataccccctccatttcacaaagaatggcacgcacgaGTTTCAAGATTTggctttgaccaacaattagactaatgatttgaggctTATGTGTTACGAAAATTATAttattggattcgtatttcaaaaacctttccaacgatataaaatttgtaacatataatctacatacaattgATCTAATCGTTAGTCAAAGTTCGACCTCAAAAGATGTGtgcgccattctttgtgaaatggaaggagtatgaggcacgcacgcatctcTAGATCGTCAATTTAACTAACTAAATATGAATTAAATAATGAAAATATTATATCATGAGAAAGTttttttgataacgaatctattgatatactttttttgttaaaaaacatAGATATTTAATTAATGGAATTGACGATTTAGGGACGAGCGCCTTCCCCATGTTATGGGACGAGGGAGGACCGTGAAAAAATTAGAACGCCTATTGTATCTGCACGGGAGGGAGCACGGGAACGAAGCTTCCTCCTGTCTTGTCTCGAGTAAAGCAGCATAAGAAGCGAGGCGAAGTAAGCGTTGTGCAGACGACAAGACACAGGACCGACGAAAGGCACCCCATCTCCAAATTCCACACACAACTAGACAGTGGCGCTTGGCGACCAAACCAGATGAAGATGCAGAGGACGAAGAATAGCCGGCCGCGGATCGCCGGCGTTCGGTCAGGCCGGTCGCGACGCAGCGGtaacagcagcagcgccggcTGGAGGCTTGGGCTGCCCGTGCAAACGAGGCAGCGGTtgaggagggaggggaggatCCTGAAGCGCTCCGCTTCCGAGCCGGCGCTCTGGTACGACGCGCGCGTTCACCCCGTTCCTCTGCCGCAGGGtctctcctccccgccgccgcctttgcTCGAGCGTCCGCACACCTGCTACGACGTCTTCTCCCCGGACTCCACCTTTGCCGGCTCCACCTCCTTGTCCAACCCCAGCCCCTGGGAGGTACGGTGAACTAACCAACGCCGTTGCTGCTCTAGTACTGTACTTGTCGGTTGCGAGAGTTAAGTATGGAAGGGATATATGGTTTTGGTGCAGGAGGCGAAGGTGGTGGTCAACGTGACTGTGGAGGGGAGCGCGGGGCCGGTGAAGGCGATGGTGAGGCTTGGCTCGACTATCCGGGAGGCTATCGCCGCCGTCCTAGAGCGGTACGACAGGGAGGGGAGGAGCCCCCGGCTTGACCCGGCCTCTGCCGGCTCCTTCCAGCTCCACCACTCTCACTTCTGCCTCCAGAGTAAGCTCGAATGTCAAAAGCTGCACACTTGTGTACTAGCAGTAATCAGATGCCCAtgcaatttggatgccattttttttctcgataAATAAGTTGGAATTTCGGGTGGTAGTGACGAATGATTTGCTCCAAAACACTAGTAGAGGTGGCAGATTGAGATCATGAGATGGTACAGACGCAGATTTCACTCTGAATTTCGACAGGGGAACTTATCAGTAGCGATGAGTAGTCCCCATGTCCTCTTTAACTCTTGGTTTCTCCGAAAAGGCTAAGATGCAAGCCTAATTTCTCGGATTGAACTGTAGTTTTAGGTTGGCTTGTGTTTTTATAGGCATAATAATCATTTGATCCTGTGCTACAAAGAGTCGTTTGATTCTACTAGCTTTGTGTCCGTGCTTTGCTGTATTCTGATCACAGCAAGTTGTGGTGCAAGTATGAACTTTCAACTCGAATGTTAGTGGCTAAATTATACTTATCGCTTCCTGTAAACCATCAGttgcttatttattttttgaattttttaacCTGCAATTTACTTGCTCCTTTTATCCCCGTTAGCTGTGCAGTGATGCTGCTATTCAATTAGTCAGCCATTTACCCTAAGTATTCTATTACCACCGATCAAATGAAATATTTGCTTATTTCGTCAACCAGAAATTAGATTGAGATGAGAACGACATCATTATGGCAACTTGGGAATTCTCCTTTTCTGGTTGGTATCTTTGCAAAGTTTAGTAGATAAGTAACAGGTTGAAGTTTTCTCATGACAGGTTTGAACAAAGATGACAAGATTGGGGATGTAGGAGGTAGAAAATTCTACCTACACAAGAATGTTGGAAGTAACGGGCTTTCCCTCCAGAGTGATGAACCTGATGTAAATTTAAGTGGTCGAGAAATTACTCAGAGCTAttatggtggtggtggacaaCTTGCTGGTTTTCCATACCACCACCAGTTCTTTTCTATTGTCATGAAAAAGCTAGATAAAATCGGTAGACGAACGAAAAGGATCTGGAGGGTCTTGACATGTGATTGCACCTGACCCTGTGGATCATGATAAATGTAGctaacaagtactccctccgtttcataattcttgtctcaaatttgtccaaaaatggatgtatctgttcctaaaaagcgtctagatatatgtaatatttcgacaagaattatggaacggaatgAGTATTTACTATGTAGTTTAGATCCTAGCACTAGTTAATCAGTACACTGAGGTATTGATTATGAAGCAGATGAAAGCCGAACCACATTATAGATTTTCCAGCACCTTCCTACCAGACGTCAGCCAGCTACTTTTATTGTTGGCTAACTGTCTAAGGATAACCATGATAAGGATTATGGCTGAAccatagtactccctctgatcttaaattcttgacttaaatttgtccaaatatggatgtatctattcttaaaaaacgtcgagatacatgaaatatttcgacaacaatttaggaccggagggagtagtaaaaagCCCCACCTTACTACCGAATGTAAGCTATTTTTATGAgatctttatttttattgatGGCTGAAAATTCATAAGTGGAATGTATGTGCTTTTCTTTCGGAGGAAAATGTTTGTAATTCAAATTCTTGCGTAATTTATGGTGTTGGCATGAAACTTCTATAGATTTAGATTGAGATGAGAAAATTAGTAGGGTTTTGTCTCCCGACTCTAGATTGTTCCTTTGTGGGTGTTGTGTGATGGGGCAGCCTAACGGTCAAACCATCGAGCTTACTCTGGTTTGGTGGTGCTACTCCTATTGAGAGATCTGAAATTAGACCCCGAAAGCTGATTATTTTCCTCAGCGATTATAATTTTGTTCTGTAATAGCTAGaacctctgttcctaaatataagatgccATGGATTAATTTTGCATGCTGCTCTCGTACAAATTTCATCGTTATGCAAGAGATGCTCTGAAACCTCGAAGATTTGGGATTTTCGTGAAATGACTCATACAGTACAGATCATACGAAGCAAATAGTTGTACTACTGCACATATGAGGTAACAATGATGGAACCGACAAGTTTCACCAGATTTATGCAAGTGAGCTGCGACATGCTAAAGCTTACTAACTCCCTGAGACTGTGAGACAGAAGCTGTTTCAGCTCTCTGGCTTGGTTGTGTTGCTCTCGTCAATAGCTATTTGTTTCTGTCAAGCCACGCCAGAATTCCTTTCTCCGACTCCGTGAGGTCCTCGGCTTTCTTCTCTCTAACAGGGCCTTCCATAAAACCGAAATAATCCTTGTAATTCCTCTTGTAGTTGTCATCCATCCTCTGGAATATACGAAAACAGCAGGACTTAATCATTTCAACCAGTCCGCATAAATGTTcttgatgaatttttttgtgtgcatcTCACTATGTAAGGCTGTTGAAGTTGTTCCATTATCAATAAAGTTACAGGGATAGAAATCTCAATGTAAACTTGTAAAGAGGCTGCAGCTGAATTCATCTGCGGTTTCTATTATGATAATAAGTATACAAATGCAcatcagttaattcgggacggagggagtatttaactTTAGGTTGGGTGTGCAAATGGCGCAAGATTCCCTACTTAAGCCATGATACATCTACGTCAAAGCCAATGAACCGGAACTTGTACCACAACCACAAAGAAGACTAGTAAAATACAGCACAGGCCCAACTTTCTTGTGTCTcttcataaaaaaatgaaaagggaCAAATAGATGTAAAGCAACTGAAGCAATAGAATTGGGAGCATACGGATCAATGAGTAGTTGTAAAAAGAACATAATTTGAGAGATGAGTGCATCGAAATTAGTGaccagaaacaaaagaaagaggCTTCTTTCATTAGCAATGATACCTCCTTgtcattcttttctttgttttccttcGATTTCTTCACGTACTCTACATATGAGAGGCAGAATTATTGATCTATCAAAGGTGAACAGCAAACAAATGATTATTGGTTGTGCCACAAGCCCACAAACCCGGGAAATTGGACAAGAATCTTTCGTACCTTGCAACAGGGCCTTCCTTGATTCACTGGCCTCAGGTATTGCTGCAGCGGACGCCAGCAGAGTGAGGAGGCACCGCCTGCTAACTCCATTCCTCTGGGCCAAGGTGACCagtggctggagatgcttTGTTGCTGATTGATGAAACGATGAAGCTGCTGTGACCGGCCTTCTGATTGTGTCCATCGGTTTACCTAGAGGGTGAGCCATAGGGTGAGAATGAGATGACCACTAGTTTCTTCTCCAGTGTGGTCTCTTGATTCCTACATATAAGTTCTGAAAGGGATTACGGCCACAGGTTTTTATATATGGATGAAGTAGACAGGGTCAAGTCTGACCAACTGCAGTACTGCATGGGTTTTGGACCAGTCACAGGACAGACCGTTTGATACTATTACGTTCTTCCATAGGAGTATATAGGAAGGGTTTCCCTCCGACTTTTATCTCAACATTTCTGattaacaaaaaatatactgCGCAATGGTCCAAGAGAAACAGCTCTCGTGTTCCACTGTCAGGTTACTGTACAAAATAATCATACAGTTTTGTGTATAATGATCCAGTGAGAGGTGGGCAGAGTACAGGTTTTCCATCGATCAAAATAAGCCCATTTCTCTACAGATGTAATCCTACCATGATCTAATATATCAAAACTTACAGGGCCCCATGTTAAACATCAACCATAACCGAGCACAGTGGGTGCCAACACTAACAATGGTTCCAACGCACTTGGAGCAAACTTCCGAGCAAACAGAAAGCACATCGTCGAATTCTGATTATTGTATAAACAAGTATGTTTAGATTGTACTCTTCTCAAGAATTCCTCTGTGATATCTCCCCTACCAAACGTGGCTGGATGTGCACCGCCTCTCGACCAATCCACCCAAGTGACACTTCTGTTAGCAAGACTTTGCGGAGCTTCAATAGTCAGCATTGTAGGGAAATAGTGTTCATCAACATAACAGTGAGGCCTGCAGAACTCCTTGAATTTTGGGTAGTAGCGTGTGTCCTTGACGATCTCAATGGCAAGTTCTCTGTCTACTTCAAACCACTGTGAGCCTTTGCGCCATTGTGTGATCTCAACCTCAGGGGTCATGTTATCATTATACCGGCCCCGTCCATATGGTCCGGGATCATCAAACACCATGACAAAGCTTTGGCTTGAATTCTGGAAGTATTCATACGTGGTGTTGAAATCAAATATGGGAATACATGACTCAGACACAAGCACAAACCACTCATTGGATATGTCCAGCAGAGCATTTGCCAGTAAGCGTCTCTCAGCATCACACATTGTCATCTGACCCCATTCTGCAACCTGTGAGCACATAACAGATGACACATTAATGTCAGGCATCTCAACACAACAGGGAAGTAACAGAAATCTCGACCTATATGAAAGTGTTGCCAAATGGCTACTTGATATGTGGAAATCCTGGAAGAGAATTAAGGTCAGATTGTCCTAGGCTTTAGGTTGCTTAGTTGTTTCAATCAACATGCCAGTTAAGCAGTTCTAATGGTGGTTGGTCGGAGTCTACTGTGCATCCATACTCAGCATGGTACCTAATGCACCCTGTTGTAGCCAAATTTTCTCCTTTAATGTGAAGACGCACAATTCATTTGTCTATGAACAAACCAAATGGAAGGATAAGTTCAGAATTTTTCACTGTCAAGAACTGCCCAAATTAGATATATACTAATTTCAGTTGAATCACCCAAGTCAGCACCAAATATATGCAGTGCCGTGAGCTTACCAAACACATCAGGTGGAATGGCAACTTCCACGGGACTAAAAATAGCAAGTGAATTAATTACAGGCTCCTTAGTATGGAGTACCACTATGTTTCATGGTACCAATGCCCCTTTCCTTACAAATGCTCTCATTGAATTCATTAGGAAGGCTGAAACGTTGTGATTCAGCAACCAGTTTGTCATGTGACTCATGAAATCGCAGAAAAACAGTACAGTACAGCTCGATGTACAACCTTGGCAGTTATTAGCAGACGATGGAGTATGTTTTGTTCTTGGTCTCACTAGATCAGCAATTCAGCGTGAGTAGGCAGGCCACCCATCACACTATAAAGGCCGTTGCTAAGTTGAGTACGGGATCACACTACTAGTCTACTACGATCTCAGGCAAAGTGAAGTACGCGAGATGGGAGCTAACCTTACTGGCGATTTGCCGGTGGTAGAAAACGGAGTCAGAAGTGAAGTTGGCGCGGTAGGAGGGCAGGGCGTGGACGTAGATGGAGTAGCGGCCCTCGTGACCCCGGAAGAAGCGCTCCCATAGCGGTGCGAGCGGCAGCGGGCCGCGCGTGAGGAACATGAACGCCACCTTGGGCACGCGGGCGAACGGGTACGGGCGCACCCGCGGCGCGAAGGAAGCGCGCCACAGCAGCTCCTCGTCCGTCATCGcgtgccgcgcgcgcgcggggggccGCGTCCACCGCCCCAGCACCTCTagctcctcgtcggcgccgccggaggccGCGCCCCCCAGGCACGGGCGGAAGAGCGCgggggcggccgccgccagcgtgTGCCGCGCCATGTACATGCCGAGCGCCGAGAGGCCGACGCCGAGCAGCAGGAAGCCGAGGAACACCTTGAGCATCCCCGTCGGGAACACCCTGCCCTGCCCCAGCGCCGCCTGCCTCGCCTCCTTCATGTCCTCCATGGACGCCACCCGCGCCTGCATCGTGGCCAGCCAGCCGGCGCGCAACTCGCGACTActactgctgctactgctgggAGAACCCGACGAAATCTCCCAGATTTGAGGCCGAGCTTGGCATCTTCTTCAGCACGATGTCGGATCAGGAAGGCACCGAACCGAGCGCCAACACGTAGGCCGGGACAGGCGCCAGATCTGGGAGGCGGGGCTGGCGGTTGTTGGCGCGGTGCAGGATTGGGATTCAGCGAAGcggctggtggtggtggggagaACGGCGGTGGTTAGTTTGTGGATGCAGAGTTGCGGACTCGGGGGAACTGGAGCTGCTGCGCGTCAccgtcacgggtgtcgtctcCAGGAGCGGAGGGGCCGTGGTTTGGTGGTGGACTGGGTTTACGCGTGTTTGCTTGGGGAAGATGGTACTTGCTCTTTCGGGGCATGGAGAGCGGTGCATCAGGACCGCGTTCGTCCGGGTCTTGTTGTGGCGATTCGGGTTTGGCAAAAACCGGGGGGAGAGATCCTTGGGCTAGGTCGTGCCGTCGTGGTCTCGAGGAGTCGTGCCCAAGTGTTGCCGCGTTTTCGGCCGATCTGCTGGCAAGTCTGGTGAAGACGCAGTCGAAACGGAATTTCGCATCAAAAAGACGAGACCTGACACGTGAAGAACTTTATGAGCTgtcaaaaaatgaagaaatcTATGACGTACCAGATTGACCGTTAGCATCGACGATTTTGATAAATTCCACTTAGCTGTACGAGAGATTTTGTGTTTGAGTTGTAATCTTTGAACAATATAGCGCGTCAGCCGGCCT
This is a stretch of genomic DNA from Brachypodium distachyon strain Bd21 chromosome 1, Brachypodium_distachyon_v3.0, whole genome shotgun sequence. It encodes these proteins:
- the LOC100843610 gene encoding uncharacterized protein LOC100843610 is translated as MQARVASMEDMKEARQAALGQGRVFPTGMLKVFLGFLLLGVGLSALGMYMARHTLAAAAPALFRPCLGGAASGGADEELEVLGRWTRPPARARHAMTDEELLWRASFAPRVRPYPFARVPKVAFMFLTRGPLPLAPLWERFFRGHEGRYSIYVHALPSYRANFTSDSVFYHRQIASKVAEWGQMTMCDAERRLLANALLDISNEWFVLVSESCIPIFDFNTTYEYFQNSSQSFVMVFDDPGPYGRGRYNDNMTPEVEITQWRKGSQWFEVDRELAIEIVKDTRYYPKFKEFCRPHCYVDEHYFPTMLTIEAPQSLANRSVTWVDWSRGGAHPATFGRGDITEEFLRRVQSKHTCLYNNQNSTMCFLFARKFAPSALEPLLVLAPTVLGYG
- the LOC100840470 gene encoding uncharacterized protein At4g22758, whose protein sequence is MKMQRTKNSRPRIAGVRSGRSRRSGNSSSAGWRLGLPVQTRQRLRREGRILKRSASEPALWYDARVHPVPLPQGLSSPPPPLLERPHTCYDVFSPDSTFAGSTSLSNPSPWEEAKVVVNVTVEGSAGPVKAMVRLGSTIREAIAAVLERYDREGRSPRLDPASAGSFQLHHSHFCLQSLNKDDKIGDVGGRKFYLHKNVGSNGLSLQSDEPDVNLSGREITQSYYGGGGQLAGFPYHHQFFSIVMKKLDKIGRRTKRIWRVLTCDCT